The following nucleotide sequence is from Carassius gibelio isolate Cgi1373 ecotype wild population from Czech Republic chromosome A24, carGib1.2-hapl.c, whole genome shotgun sequence.
ACGACTAGTAAAAGCAACACAACAACAGGCACTGCAAGTCCTGCCAATACAACTGTGCCAACAACATCTGTAACCACTTCAGGTTTGACTATATAGCATCTCAACTTTCCAAAACTGTAGTTTGTTGACAcaaaatttcaaatataaatgatTTTGTTCACCCATCCACAACAGAAAAAAGTAATGAAACActtaagtaaattattatttttgagtaATCCATTCCTTTTTAAGTTTGACTTGAGTAGGTGTTGTTCCAAAACTTTTCCTTTTGTGGAACACAGACAATGATACTTTGAACAATgtctcaatgtttttttctttgatcATATCATGAAAATCTATGGGGTCCGAGCAACATTGGATCCCATTGATTTGCATTAATAATCTGtttgcaatatatatttaaatattatagcaTTGTATCCAATGCAATGGAATTCTCTATCAAAATATGTTTTGGTGCCACTGTGTATTTATATGACACATCTTCAACAACTgctcatttatttttgttcatttttcagaGGCAACAACTAAAAGCCCAGATGCAGTGGCTAACGATCTTCTGAAACAAACACAGAATATGACATCTTTAAACTCATCTCAGGTCAATCAGCTGGTCAGCCAGCTAGATAATATTATCTCCACTTCCAACATTAGTCTGGAACTAGGTCAAACAGTGCTGTCCATCATCAACAACTTATTAGACAGCTCTAAAGATACTCTGGCTCCCTTCTCTAACAGGTGAAATACGTGTGCAACACATGCATTCAATGTCTTAAActgtaaaacatgaaatattttattcaaataatgtatTGTGCTTTGTAGATTAATCCAAGCTGTGGATAACTTGGGTCTGAAACTTGTTATTCGCAACCAGactgaaaacattatatttgattCACTCGCTTTGACTGTGACCAAAGTTAATGGGAGCAACTTTGAGACAACATCATTCGCAATTGCAGATCCGCTAAACCCACAGGTTATAACAACTGAAGTCCAAAGTAATCCATTAATATTTTTGGATGTTTTTGGAAGTCACACTCAAAATTTGGTGTATATATATCTGGTTATACAGGTCACAAAAGAACAAGTCAGGGAAGTGGAAAGTTCCTCCTCTCTGGCCAAAATAACACTACCTGCGTCCCTGACAGAGAACCTCTCTCCAGAAGAAAAGAAGATAGCTTCTAGAGTCCAGTTCACTTTCTTTCAGAAAAGCACATTTTTCCAGGTAAAACTGGGTTGATTGGAGTTTTAaagtaaagtgaagtgaagtgacattcagccaagtatggtgacccgtactcagaatttgtgctctgcatttaacccatccgaaatgcacacacacagagcagtgaacacacacacacactgtgagcacacaccctctaaccattaggccacgacttcccacccACTTTTACCTTTTAAGGTGGCAGCACTGAACAATGTTTGTACATAAAATTTTCAGAAAACCAATTGCCCTCAGATGAAATGCAATAGTTTAcagaaaactgaaaattctgtcaataattattcaccttcatgtcattctgtCTTTTCCCATTACCATGTATTAAAGCTTCAAAGGCAAAAGCACCGCAACAGACACCCCACACTAACCGGAtaacattttcagaaataaagCTTAAATCTGCCTCATCAGTTGATTCTTTGATTTTGCATCTATCTACAGGATGAAAACCCTAGTCGACAGATACTGAACAGCCACATTCTGGGCTGTAGTGTGGCTAACCTGTCAATCAAAAACCTGAGAGAGAATGTTGAGTTTACTCTGAAGAATAAGAAGCCTGTGGTGTGTGTGCTAACATATCTACTGTACTTCATATCTCACTGCCAGCTGAAACCTGTCTGATCTATCTCTTCATGAACTCCTTTCCCACAGGGGAACCATGTACCTTCCTGTGTTTTCTGGGACTATGGTAAAAACGGTGAGATTACACACCTTCTGAGAAACTGTTATTAGGCTTAATTAAATGTGTGATCTGTCTAATgtctttattaatttcttttaattccTATGTGTTTTGAATTTGCTAGGAGGTTTAGGAGGCTGGAATCCCGACGGCTGCCATCTGAACAAAAGCACAGAGAATGAAACCATCTGCAGCTGCAATCACCTGACTAGCTTTGCTGTACTACTGGTAAGTATGCCAGTGTGGGGGATTTTCTGCAGAAACGTCCACATTTTTTATCTAACTAATGCCTAATCCATAATAATGTCTAATCCATAATAATGTCCATCATGTCTAATTAACATTTATAAGTTAGAAAGACGCTTGATATCTAAATACTCAGAGCACAAAGAGTGATGAGCAAAGGCCCCaacattagatttttatttggcctgccaacattttcattttttctttactttactaattttttaaacatttttagaacTGTCAGTAATACACAAACTGTATATGCTATAAATAAGTGATATTTaaaggaagtctcttatgctcacccaggatgcatattattattattattattatttgatcaaagaAACAGTAAAACcagttatattatgaaatatcattactaattaaataactcttttctattttactataggtaatttattaatgtgatggcaATTACTcgtaataaattacaattatttgatccttcagaaatcattttaatatgctgatgtggtattcaagacacatttcttcttattatcaatggcTGCATTTACATTTGGCATTAACAAGCGATCCGTATCCGGATGTTgtccacatacagtacacattgaAAAGGCAAGTGTAGAGGTAGTCGAGGATGCATTCAGGTGGACGTCACGCAAAACCCCACCCCCTCTGTCGCGAATTGTCCGAAGACATACAGAGAACACCCGCGAGGAGTGCTAGTTAGACTCCTAAACTTGTCTTTGATTTGTAAAATGTCCTGCAACTGAAATtgcttttcaaaagaaaacccaaCACTTCAGgactacatatttatttaaatattgcgcACTAAAGATCTGACCGGTTATCCAGATAGAAAAGTCTGCTGATGTTGGCAAGTGTAAACGCGCCGTGTTCTGAATGACTGATGATCCGATATGCTTGATGCCAGATCACAGTAATGGCCAAATGTAAACGCagccttaaaattaaaaaaacaattgtgctgcttaaagaTTGATTGAATAGAaggttaaaaagaaaataatttatttgaaacagaataaTTGTACAATATTATAGTCACTTTGATTGAATCTTGCtttccaaaaatcttactgaccctaaaataaaaataaaaaaatggggggggggggggataaacaAACAGGTAGTGTatacatatatagtatatagtataagTATAGTATATAGGATATATTATAAAGCTTTCATTAATCTTTTGCAACTTGTTttgtcttaaaagaaaaaaaatgaatgtaagtCAGATGGCAAAATCCTTTCCTTCATCACTTACATTGGATGTGGGTTGTCGGCCATCTTTCTCTCGGTTACTCTGCTCACCTACCTCACATTTGAGTGAGTAGCATCCTCATTCTCACTATTTATAAGCCCTATTAGATTAATTAAAAACCTCTGTGATGTATCTTATAAAATGTAACTGTAAACAAAAATTTATTTCCATCTGTAATTcccaaataacatttatttgcccatttcttctttttcatttcagaaaaatcCGCCGTGACATCCCTTCAAAGATCTTGATCCATTTGTGTTTTGGCCTTTTGATGCTGAACCTGGTGTTCTTGTTGGACTCATGGCTGGCATTGTACCAAAACGCTCAAGACCTGTGCATTTCCACAGCCTTCTTTCTGCACTACTTCCTGTTGGTCTCCTTCACCTGGATGGGGCTGGAGGCTCTGCATATGTACCTGGCCATCGTCAAAGTCTTCAACAACTTCATGTCCAGATACATGCTGAAATTTTCCCTAGTAGGCTGGGGTGAGTTGAGCTGCTAAATTAGCCATGTGGTTTGTGGCTGTAGATGATTCCTGATTTAAGTTCAAGATGTGCTCTTGCAGGAGTCCCTTTGGTTGTCGTCATTATTGTGATTGGGGTAAACAAAGATAACTATGGCTTCATAAACTTTTCTGATGGAACTGATTTGTAAGTATTCAGCTCATTATTTAAAGGTGTCACTCTGCATTATGTCATCGCTTCTAATGTTtctatatttctgttttagttgttggataaaaaatacaatagcgTTCTACGTGGCTGTTGTGGCATACTTCTGCATCATATTTGTGTTGAACCTGGTCATGTTTGGGGTGGTGATGGTCCATCTGAGACGAATCAAGCGCCAAAACCCTCACAATAATCAGTATCGCAGCGGCTTGCATGACCTACGTAGCATCGTGGGACTCACTTTCCTGCTCGGGCTTACATGGGCCTTCGCCTTCTTCGCCTGGGGACCTGTCTGTTTGGCCTTCACGTACATGTTTACCATTTTAAATTCCCTACAGGGTGAGAAACAATGTgatggattttgtttttattaataaaaagtctACATAATAGAATTGGACGTATTGTTTTCTTATTGTAATGCAAGTACCTCGGTAAATTGATGGAAAAGGGGTCTTTTTTattgttctctttctctctcaggattttttatttttattttccactgCGCTCTGAAGGAAAATGTCCGTAAACAGTGGAGAATGTACCTCTGCTGTGGCAGTTTACGATTGGCTGAAAATTCAGGTATCGCCACATTACCAAACCAAATAAAAAACTAGCTGcagattacatttaataaatgttttatgggtGTCTCCTTTCaacctctcttttttttctgcagagtGGAGTCGGACAGCCACACAGAACTCTAAAAACGCTTCAATTGGGAAGGCAGATTCAGGGTTCCACAGTGCACCCCGAAGCTCAGTGAGCAGCGATTACTCAATGCTGTACCAAGGCATCGGTCTGTTCTGGCAAGAAATgtgcaaatgcattttatttaagtcGAGACtgtttttaactctttaatttcaCATTACAGGCTCACCAATGTATGACAATCTGGTAATATCAAGGGAAATGAATGACGATGTGGTCCTAAATGAGATATACAGTAAAATCCATCCATGGAAGAGGACTGTGAAGGCAGATTCAGGGATCCACAGTGCACCTCGAAGCTCACTGAGCAGCGACGACTCAATGCCGTCCCAAGGCATCGGTCTGTTCTGGCAAGAAATgtgcaaatgcattttatttaagtcaAGAAtgtttttaactctttaattttaatttacaggCTCACCAATGTATGACAGTCTGGTCGCATCAAGGGAAATGAATGACGACGTGGCCCTAAACGAGATATACAGTAAAATCCGTCCACGGAAGAGGAATGTGAAGGCAGATTCAGGGATCCACAGTGCACCCCGAAGCTCACTGAGCAGCGATGACTCAATGGCGTCCCAAGGCATCGGTCTGTTCTGGCAAGAAATGtgcaaatgcattttattcaaTTCACGACtgtttttaactctttaatttcaCATTACAGGCTCACCAATGAATGACAGTTTGATCATATCACGGGAAACGAATGATGACATGGTCCTAAACGAGATATACAGTAAAATCCGTCCATGGAAGAAGATTGTGAAGGCAGATTCAGGGATCCACAGTGCACCTCGAAGCTCACTGAGCAGCGATGATTCAATGGCGTCCCAAGGCATCGGTCTGTTCTGGCAAGAAATGTGCAAATGCAATGTTATTCAAGTCAAAACCattttttaactctttaatttcaCATTACAGGCTCACCAATGGATGAGAGTCTGATCATATCACAGGAAATGAATGACGACGTGGTCCTAAACGAGATATACAGTAAAATCCGTCCAAAGAAGAGGACTGTGAAGGCAGATTCAGGGATCCACAGTGCACCCCGAAGCTCACTGAACAGCGACGACTCAGTGGCATCCCAAGGCATCGGTCTGTTCTGGCAAGAAATGtgcaaatgcattttattcaaGACAAGACTGTTTTTAACTCCTTAATTTCACATTACAGGCTCACCAATGAATGACAGTCTGGTCATATCAAGGGAAATGAATGACGATGTGGTCCTAAACGAGATATACAGTCAAATCCGTCCAAAGAAGAGGAGTCTAAACGCAGACAGGACTCTAGGTGAAGAAACAGATCACTAAATATTCTGTTTCTgtcatgactgaaaaaaaaacgtattaccAAGATAAGAATCTAGTGACTTAGCTCAAAAACATATTATGTTTTGTCATCAGTTTTGTCTGAATGAACGTTAAGGCTTTCAGCATTCAGCTTCATAGCCAGACATTTTGTTTTTGGTTATTAAATCAGGCTGCTCACAGCTAAGTAATGAATAGCAAGAGCATGTACCTATGGTAGCCAATGCGTTAAAGTATCACCATGTACTGAGAAGTGAGGAAATTGTATATTATGCTTTTGCAGCATCAAGGGTTTTAAAGTCCTATATGTTTTCAGCGAACAGTATTAAATAACTcttctgcaaataaataaataggcctaataaaataaagctaagATGATGCAAGTGCATCAAATAGTACAAACAATGTTTTATAATAGATGAAGGATTGCActtaaaaagaaggaaaaaaacatcttaatctTTTCATCTTAAATTCTGTCTTAAAAAGCATATAAATATGTCATGTGTTGTAGAAAGACGCAGATATGTCCATTGACCATATAGTAGTTTATTAGTTTTTCCACATTTTATAGTCATTCTCAGTTTTGTGATTCTCATATAAGTGGAAATATGAAGTTAATTCTGCTAATGTATCACAAATTTGTtacatgtaatcaaatgtaatgCTTTCATTTGTCTGTATTGTCATGAGTAATTTAAGGGTTCTGTTTAGGTAAAATATGGTATAATAGTAATTGTATATAGTAATATTGTAATAGATAAATTGTTTATcatgttttgatatatatatatatatatatatatatatatatatatatatatatatatatatatatatatataacaatttcatAGTTTTATGAGTACAAATTtcacatttgtacattttaggAATCTGAgattctaacattataaataatttaaatcttttTGTCTGTGTtacagtttgtgtttgtgtttgtgtgtgtgggagttTGAATTTCACTGTGGCATGTGATCACATTCAAGCAGTCAAAGTGTATATGAGTCTTATAATCTCAAGAGCCGGTTTTCTGGATAACATTCTCTCTTAGGAGTAGATGCTCCAGTAGATGATATTGAAGAGAAAGTATGCCAAAGGAAAGAATATTCTGGAATAGGAGTCAATCTTGTAACTGTTGCTCATGATATGGTTGACACTTTGGCGGATAGAGCGCCGCCGACGGAGGCGTGTGCCCAGGACGGAAGGGAGGTCGGGCGTCGTGGAGTTTTGGGAGGACATGCATGTGTCTGTGTTTAGGTCAGAGAGCGGAAATGCGCTGAGCTCTATGTCCTGGTCATGAAAGCAGCCATCAAACGCCATTGCTTGAGATGCATCATATCCCGAGAGCTGTAGGAGACAAAAACAATTCACTTTTTCAGGAATTTATGTGGtacgatttttaaaaataaaaatattcaaggAATAGTGCACCGAAAGATTTGAGTAAAAAAATTAGGCTAGGGCCATATCTGAGAGATATTATTTAAATCAAGATAACCCATGAATAATCATTCAAATTTTGTTCCGTTCACAGACAGCTCTGATACAGGTTAGGAATTATATTGCAcatgattcatatggattacttttttttgtccttttggaATTTGATAGTGTGGATAAAAAATATatccaatttattaaaaaatatatttatttaaataatttttttaatgtggtcTTAAGTCCATTTTGCATTTGCGTGATTACAATATTTGATCAACAAGGGGAGACATTTTGaaattttgctgttttttttttttctctgggtATGTCTAGAGAATGCATCAGTACACCCAAAATACTGGAAACTTTTATGAAGTTTAGAGTGAATGAATTGAGAAAATTAGGATGTTTAAGGGAACTTTGACCTTTAATTGCTCGAGTTTCTTCATTTCCTCCTGAGTAGTGAAGTAATTGACAGCTGCGTACTCGATGACggacagaaacacaaacaggAAGCTGGTCCACAAATAGATGTCCACCGCTTTCACATATGATACCTGAGGCATGGACGCTGACACTCCCGTAATTATGGTGGACATAGTCAACACCGTAGTGATGCCTGGATTGAACACACATGCAGAGAGACACACATCTGCAGTCACATTTATCATTGTTAAGATAACTGAAATGCAGTTCAGAGGTTGAAATACAGTAGTTTCAGTAAGAATCCACACAACTGGGGATTTTTTGAAATGGCAAAAGATTTCCTTACACAGATTTCTCAACAGTGATCTATACTTTATAGGATCATTACACAATTGACATAGACAATTGACCTTTAAGCCCAAgaaatttcactaatgtgactGCACATTTAGATTGATTTACAAAGATACAAAACGAGGTGCTGTCTAGATCAACATACTTGTTGATTCTTCCCAACCAATCAGATGTTAGGGCTTGGTTAGGGTTACACAGCCAACAACCGTGaaagaaaaaagtgtgaaacTTCTATGACACTATCACTGACAATCAGAACACATTTTGTATGATATTGGACCCATGTGATTTCATTATGAGTGGAGCTACCCAGTGTGAAGGCCATGCTCTTGTGAAAAACAGTTGCACACAAAATAGAGATTCCAAAAAGGGGTTTTGTGAtcccatagaagaaccatttatgAGCAGTTTTTGAACTAAGATTTCCACCATTGCATGTGTTTTAATAGGTGTTACGCACCAAGCGAAACACGGGCTGGTACTGCCCGCCTGTCAATCCAAAAAGACACCCAGGACAATACAACCATCAGCATTGtaggaaaatatgtttgcagCATAAAGAAGAATATATGTCTtctgaggatgaagttgatgtaGAGCCTGTTGTACCAGCCTGACAGAAACAAGTAAAGTCAAGAATTAATGACCTACTGATATATAACCAAACAGGACAAAGAGATAAGATTTGTCATAGTATCAATAGATAGAAGGAGAGAGAAGAAAGTTTGTCGTACCCGTGCTGCTGTACAGCGCCAGACCGTGTGAGGGGTGAAATTCTTCAATGAAGAACTGAGAGAGGGCAATCTCATCTGTCCTCAAAGAGTCATCACCATTTTTCCAGTACAACATGAGGTCGTTCTCTGCATATGCATCTGAATGGgacacaggagagaagccaaaagaTGAAGAAATGAGGCAAAAGATTGTGCACCCTGTTGAATTCATGTTTATATAAAGCATTTGAAGTGTGCTATAATGGCACCATTTTCCCAACCTGTCAAATATCAGCTAAAAAAAGGAACAATGTAGGGGGGCTCAATAAAAATTACACAAGAACTGAAGATGTTTCTAGGTGGGCACGCACAGCTCTCCAATTCCAGGGAACAGTTCTGAGTGTCCAGAGGGAATCGACTGAAGTCCATTGAGCACAGAGAAGTAACTGTAATCCTACAATAAAGAATAGttgattattaaaacattacatgtgAAGTAAATGAATCATCAGAGGTTGCAGGCACCTACCTGACGCTGTAAAGGATGTTGCCGTCTGGGTAAACCCTCAGCATTATGTTCTCCATTGTGGTATCATGGATGAAGGAGCGCTTGGAATGGACGAAAAAGACATCAGGTTTCCAGATCTTCTTTACCAACCGGCCGTCGAATGTGCGGCTCAGATTGTTACTGGAGGGAAAAGCCAATCGTTCATCCTTCCAATAATGCCTCAGGTATAGGGTCATGGTGAAGTCCTGGAAGAGACCTTTAGATTTTACTGACCTTAAGATAAATATTACTACTTATTAAGGGCAACAGTGCAGGGCAGTGACGGGcattttggtgcaaaaaaaaggttttgacatATACcagaaaaaaactttaatattgcTTTGATTTACTTTGTAGAAGCTGGAGGCCTACTTTTTCAAGACtgacatttttgttacatttttgttaattttaaaatactgaatATTGAAGTTTCCAAagaacattatataaatatatatacacacacacatgttaagAACTGAGAATATGAGGTTTGTATTGAGATCATGGACATAATCtcataatgactttattccaaATATGTAGTCATTAGAAGAAttctaaaataatcattaatggAACTTTTAAATAACTACAACCGTTACTGTATTTACACAAAAGAGTGGACTTTACCATGTTTACTTCAGAGATGCTGTCTATACTCTCCACCTGCACATCAATGCCCACAGGGATGGCAGATCCTAAAGAGCAGAAGACACAATCCATTTGCATATTGGTGTAGGAGGACAACAGTAATGCCTTTGATATCAATTTAGAGAGAAACCGCCTCCGTTCCTCCTACAGAGTGAGCATATGGAGCTCAAAATGTTACTCTAATCCTATTTGTCCAGTCATTAATTAACAGTGGTCCACTGAATGGAAAGCATTCAAAGCCTGCTCCCACTTCTCAGTTTTCTTTATTCATGTTAAAGAAAGCCTAATCACCAATAAACTACTAAAAGTCTTATCTCAACCTTATCTACAGTATCTCTTTGTCTTCCTGTTTCCTCTTTAGGTTAAAACACTGACAGATGAAAGCGCC
It contains:
- the LOC127946001 gene encoding gamma-aminobutyric acid receptor subunit rho-3-like, which encodes MGWPGTILSWVCGRFLYPSYRRRCLDMKLVLLTLRLLCLACLWPVTLLNNPYPNRKKNKDVYLAEHGKNRFRGRIDYKLKKKDSTKSLLIKTEQLLRIEDHDFAMRPGFGGSAIPVGIDVQVESIDSISEVNMDFTMTLYLRHYWKDERLAFPSSNNLSRTFDGRLVKKIWKPDVFFVHSKRSFIHDTTMENIMLRVYPDGNILYSVRITVTSLCSMDFSRFPLDTQNCSLELESYAYAENDLMLYWKNGDDSLRTDEIALSQFFIEEFHPSHGLALYSSTGWYNRLYINFILRRHIFFFMLQTYFPTMLMVVLSWVSFWIDRRAVPARVSLGITTVLTMSTIITGVSASMPQVSYVKAVDIYLWTSFLFVFLSVIEYAAVNYFTTQEEMKKLEQLKLSGYDASQAMAFDGCFHDQDIELSAFPLSDLNTDTCMSSQNSTTPDLPSVLGTRLRRRRSIRQSVNHIMSNSYKIDSYSRIFFPLAYFLFNIIYWSIYS
- the LOC127946032 gene encoding uncharacterized protein LOC127946032, whose translation is MNDDVALNEIYSKIRPRKRNVKADSGIHSAPRSSLSSDDSMASQGIGSPMNDSLIISRETNDDMVLNEIYSKIRPWKKIVKADSGIHSAPRSSLSSDDSMASQGIGSPMDESLIISQEMNDDVVLNEIYSKIRPKKRTVKADSGIHSAPRSSLNSDDSVASQGIGSPMNDSLVISREMNDDVVLNEIYSQIRPKKRSLNADRTLGEETDH
- the LOC127946095 gene encoding adhesion G-protein coupled receptor G2-like; translated protein: MEATTKSPDAVANDLLKQTQNMTSLNSSQVNQLVSQLDNIISTSNISLELGQTVLSIINNLLDSSKDTLAPFSNRLIQAVDNLGLKLVIRNQTENIIFDSLALTVTKVNGSNFETTSFAIADPLNPQVTKEQVREVESSSSLAKITLPASLTENLSPEEKKIASRVQFTFFQKSTFFQDENPSRQILNSHILGCSVANLSIKNLRENVEFTLKNKKPVGNHVPSCVFWDYGKNGGLGGWNPDGCHLNKSTENETICSCNHLTSFAVLLKKNECKSDGKILSFITYIGCGLSAIFLSVTLLTYLTFEKIRRDIPSKILIHLCFGLLMLNLVFLLDSWLALYQNAQDLCISTAFFLHYFLLVSFTWMGLEALHMYLAIVKVFNNFMSRYMLKFSLVGWGVPLVVVIIVIGVNKDNYGFINFSDGTDFCWIKNTIAFYVAVVAYFCIIFVLNLVMFGVVMVHLRRIKRQNPHNNQYRSGLHDLRSIVGLTFLLGLTWAFAFFAWGPVCLAFTYMFTILNSLQGFFIFIFHCALKENVRKQWRMYLCCGSLRLAENSEWSRTATQNSKNASIGKADSGFHSAPRSSVSSDYSMLYQGIGSPMYDNLVISREMNDDVVLNEIYSKIHPWKRTVKADSGIHSAPRSSLSSDDSMPSQGIGLFWQEMCKCILFKSRMFLTL